The Leptospira andrefontaineae genomic sequence AGGCTTCTTTTACGTTGATCCCGAACCTAAGAACTCCAATGGAGCCCGTGATCGTTGTAGGATGAGCCTGGATATGGTCTGTTGCCATACTCAGATAATATGCACCTGAAGCCGCAGTATCCATGAATAGAGAAAGGACCGGCACGTTCTTCTTCTTTTTGAATTCTAAAATTTCGTGATGGATTAGATCGCTCGCAGTAACCGAACCGCCGGGAGAATCTATTTTTAAGATCACACCTTTAATCGCAGGATCCGCAGCTGCCATGGACAAATAGGTTTTAACTCTGCTGACTATGCTGTCCTTTTCTCCGCCTAAAAGTCCTCCAGAGGATTTTTGTCCGGAGATCTCTCCTTCGATCGGGATAAGTAATATTTTATCAGGGCTTTCTGTAGAAGAACCAGTGACTAGTTTTTCTTTAGGGATAGGAGAAGTTTGGTTCGGAAAAGAAAGAAACAAACATTGGCTTAAAAACAAGATTCCTAATACAAATAGAATGGATTTGTGGAAAAGGAATTTCATCTGCAAGCCTCCTGCCCATTCTGGGAGCCCTGGGTATCGCTTCAATTCCTTTCCTTTCAGTTTGGCGGCCAAAAAAAAGTCTCAGATCCGTTTTTTACTTTCCCTCTCAGCTAGTTTTCCCAACCTCCTTCCCGCAATGTATGAATTTCGGACGGAGAACTCTAGTTTTTTGACCGACGGGACCCAATGGTTTTCTTGGGACTGGACTCATCCAATTACTAGGGAAAGTTTTCCGATCATTCTACCTTATGACAAAAACCTAAGTATATTCGAATCCGGTAATTTTCTCATGTTCCCTTGGGTGAATCGCCATGCTTCTACAGAATTCATCCTAAACGGAAAAGAGTGGAATGTTAAGGAAATGATCCGAGATTCCAATCAGTTTCCGGTCCATGGCCTTGTGCATTCTCTAGAGAGAAAACTTTTAAAACTAAAGAATAACCAAAAGGGTGCAGAGTTCAGATTGAACTTTCCAGAAGAATGGAAGGATTCTCCTCTTTCAGGAATTGCAATTCGGGAAGAATATTCAATCGAAGAGACTTCTTCAGGGACTCTTCTAAGTGTGAAGACTAGATTTAATAATCTTAGATCTGATTCTATCAGATTTGCGTACGGTTATCATCCTTATCTAAATTTAGGAAAAAATAATGAAGAATGGAAACTTCATCTTCACTTGGATAAAAATTTGGAGCTGGGAGAAACTCTAGTTCCGATCCAACCAGTTATTTCCAATCCGATTTCTTCCGTTTTGGAAGGAGAGAAGATCCCAAGTCTGGACCATTTGTTCTACGGAAAAGAACCTAGAGTAGTTTTGGAAAATGGGACCAAAAAATATTCTATCACAGTCTTAAGTCCTCCGCCGGAAGAAGGACAGATTCCATTAAATTATTATCAAATTTATACAAAACCGGATCGATCCGCGATCGCAGTCGAACCTTGCAGCTCTCCAGGCAACGCGCTTTTGTCAGGACTGGATCTGAAAGAGCTGAAAGGTCACTCCGAAACCTTCGGAGAATTCAGGATTTTGGTGAGATCGTTATGATTCGGCCTTATAATCGCTTTCTTCTTGACAAGGAAGGGGTCATTTTCAGTCTAAGTTTTAGGGGAGATTCCACGCCGTGAGTAAACCGTTAATCGTTCAAAGTGATAAGACTATGCTTTTAGAGGTGGACAATCCTGAATTCGAAGCCTGCCAGTTAGTCGTATCCAAATTCGCGGAATTAGAAAAAAGTCCCGAATATCTACACACTTATAGAATTTCTCCTCTTTCCTTGTGGAATGCTGCATCTATCAAGATGAGTGCAGACGAGATCGTAGAATGTTTGGAAAAATATTCTAGATACTCGGTTCCGAAAAACGTAGTCAACGAGATCAAAGAACAGATCGGAAGATACGGAAAAGTAAAACTAGTCAAGGAAGAGAATGGGGATCTTTGTATCATCTCCAATGAAAAAGGATTTTTACAAGAGATCTCAAATCATAGAGCGGTCCAGCCTTATATAGAAAAGACTGAGAATGAAAAGATCTATATCAAAAAAGAATTCAGAGGCCATATTAAACAAGCTCTGATCAAGATCGGTTTCCCTGTTGAGGACCTTGCAGGTTACGACGAAGGAAACAAATACGGATTCAATCTAAGACCTACTACCAAGTCCGGTAGAAAGTTCGGAATGAGAGATTACCAAAGAGCCTCCGTGGAAGTATTCCATGCCGGTGGTGGGAACGAAGGTGGATCCGGAGTGGTGGTTCTTCCCTGCGGTGCTGGTAAGACCATCGTAGGTATAGGTGTGATGCAGATCGTGGGAGCAGAAACTCTGATCCTCGTCACGAACACACTTTCTATCCGTCAGTGGAAAAACGAAATTTTAGACAAAACCGATATTCCTGAATCGGATATCGGGGAATACTCCGGAGAAGTGAAGGAGATCAAACCGATCACAATCGCAACTTATAATATTCTCACACATAGAAAGAAGAAGGGAGGGGATTTCACCCACTTCCATCTATTCAGTGCGAATAACTGGGGACTTATCGTTTATGACGAGGTTCACTTACTTCCTGCTCCAGTATTCAGAATGACTTCCGAATTACAGGCAAAAAGAAGATTGGGGCTCACTGCAACTCTCGTCCGAGAAGACGGATTGGAAGAAGACGTATTCAGCCTCATCGGACCTAAAAAGTATGATGTACCTTGGAAAGAGCTGGAAAGCAAATCCTGGATCGCGGAAGCAAAATGTAAAGAGATCCGTGTTTCTATGGAAGACGATCTTCGTATGAGATATTCTATTGCAGACGATAGAGAGAAGTTCCGCTTAGCGTCTGAAAATCCTGAGAAGTTGAAAGCGATCGGAATGATCATGAAAAAACACTCAGAATCTCATCTACTTGTGATCGGACAGTACATCAATCAGTTGGAAGAGATTTCCAAAACCTTCAAAATTCCTTTGATTACAGGAAAAACTCCTTTGGGAGAAAGACAGGAATTGTACGATGCGTTCAGATCGGGAAGGATCAAGTCGCTAGTTGTGAGTAAGGTTGCGAACTTCTCTATCGACTTACCGGATGCGAATATCGCAATCCAGGTTTCCGGAACCTTTGGTTCTCGTCAGGAAGAGGCACAACGTTTGGGCCGGATCCTAAGACCGAAAGGTGAGGATAACACTGCGGTTTTCTATTCTTTGATTTCGAGAGATACGAACGAAGAAAGATTCGGTCAGAACAGACAACTTTTCCTTACAGAACAAGGTTACGAATACGAAATATACACTCTTGACCAATTCAGAGAATCCCTCGAAGAAAAAGTCGGAGCATAATAAAAAGAGAGGTCTAAATGGAATGGAACGCAAGGAGGCTAGATGTAATCGAGCCTTCACCCACCCTAGCAATCAGCGCTAAGGCGGCAGAACTAAAAAAGAAAGGCGAAGACATCGTAAGTTTCGGAGCAGGAGAACCTGATTTCGAAACACCGGCCCATATTAAAGAGGCTGCTAAAAAAGCGATCGATAAGGGAATGACCCGTTACACTGCCGTTTCCGGTACGGTGGAATTACGAGACGCAATCATCACTAAATTCAAAAGAGATAATGGACTGGAATATTCCAGAAACCAGATCATTGTAGGAACAGGCGGAAAGCAGGTTATCTATAATTTCTTCTTAGCTACTTTAAATCCTGGAGACGAGGTTGTGATCCCGGCTCCTTATTGGGTAAGTTATGCGGATATAGTACGTCTGGCAGAAGGTAAGGCAGTTATTGTTCCTACTAGCAAAGCAGACAATTTCAGAATTTCTCCGACACAATTAGAGAAAGCGATCACACCTAAAACAAAGGTAGTGGTTCTGAACTCTCCATCTAACCCGACAGGTTCCGCATATTCCAGAAAGGAATTGGAAGCGATCGGAGAAGTGATCTTAAAACATAAGGTTATGGTTTTAAGCGACGATATCTATGAGAGTATCGTTTTTGACGGATTCCAATTTTCGAATCTGGCAATGCTTTCTCCTGAATTAAAAGAGCTTACATTCGTTGCGAATGGTGTGTCCAAGGCATATTCCATGACAGGTTGGAGGATCGGTTATGGTGCCGGGCCTTTGCATATTATCCAGAACATGGATACGATCCAAAGTCAGTCTACTTCCAATCCTTCTTCTATTTCCCAAGCTGCTGCAGAAGCTGCATTGAATGGAGATCAGGCATGTGTAGCTGAAATGGCTAAAGCATTCCAAAAGAGAAGGGACCTGATCGTAGGACTTCTAAATGAGATCCCAGGTGTGGAAGTGAATGTTCCTCAAGGTGCATTCTATGTATTCCCTTACCTGACTGGAGCTTACGAAACTGACGGTTTCAAAAAATTGCAAGCTGCAAGTTCAGAGACAAGCAAGAGTAAATTATTCTGTGCTCATCTTCTGGATAAGTATAAAGTAGCCGCGGTTCCAGGGATTGCATTCGGAGATGATAATGCACTTCGCCTATCTTATGCGATGGGAGAAGAAGATATCAAAAAAGGTGTCGCAAGGATCTCCGAAATGGTAAAGGATTTCTCCCGTTAAAAGAATGTATGTACGTCGGTTAGTATATCTGATACTGATCGCGACCTGTACATTCTCCATTTCTGCGCAAGGCAGAAAACAGTACATCGTTTTGGATCCGGGGACGGAACTCTATCTGTTCCCGGAAAAAAAATCGGAAGTATTACGTAAACTTTCCTTTGGAGAAATCCTATCTGCAGAAAACCAAAAAGAAGCAGATTCCAAATTCCAATTACTCACGGACAAAGACGGACTCACTGGTTGGGTGGATTCTCGTTCTTTATTTAGAATGGGAAGTAAGGGAAGTTATCCTGTAATCACAAAGGCTATCGAAAAGCTTCTATACCAAGATTCTGGGCCGAATGAGTTAGAATCCGTTTTTACCTATCTAACAAAAATAGAAGAAGGTCCTATCTTCCAAGGAAACGAGTATTTGTTCCTGAAGATACGTAGGTTAGTAGTCTTACAAAGATACTCAGAAGTTTTACAATCACCTGAATACAGATCCAAATCCAGACAAAAGTTAGAAGACCTTTTAAAGAATAATCCGACTGAGCTTGGAGTATATTCCAAAACAGGAAATTGGACAGATACATTGTCCAATGCTCCGGAAGGTTCTAAACTAAAAGTCAGACCCGAAACTTTTTGGAAAGTAGCCGAAGCCTATCCAAATTCTAAACCGGGAGACTTTGCCGCATACTTAGCAGTAAAATACACGCCTGAGATCAGATGTGGAAGAGATCCAATTTGTGTTTTGCAAGACGAAGAAAACCGCAGATTAAAATATCTGCTTCTGCAACCGAACGGCAATTATGCTCCTATCTTCTCTTCTCATTTAGAGAAACGACTACTTCATTTTTCTAAAGATAGAGAGACTTTGGTTTGTGATACCAAACTTCCTAAAGAATCAGGGCTCAAAAATTTCAGAAATAAAGTACAGGAACTTCCTTCCAGATACGGAAAGAAGTTCTATTCTAAACTGAAAGTGATAGAAGAGGAATGTTTAAAGAAGTGAAACTTTTCTTTAAAGAATATCCCGCTAAAGAAACTGCAACTCTTACTACTCCTATCTTAATATTACATGGACTATTCGGTTCTTCCAAAAACTGGGTAAGTGTTTCCGATTTTTTAAGCTCTTATTCCAAAGTATATAGTTTGGATCTTAGAAACCATGGAGATTCTCCACATTCTCCGGAACATTCCCTTAGTTTAATGGCAGAAGATGTAAAAGAATTTATAGAAGATCATGGACTTGAGAAAGTCATTCTACTCGGACATTCTATGGGTGGACTCGTCGCAATGACATTCGCACTTAGGTATCCTGAAAAGGTAGAAGATCTGATCATCCAGGATATCGCTCCCAGAGACTATGAATTCAAATACGAAGGGGAGCTTACAGTTTTAAGAACGGATCTTTCCAATTTTAAGAACAGACAAGAGATAGATTCGGCTACTTCAAAGTTCGTTGATAATCCGTTTATCCGGAACTTTTTACTCATGAATTTGGATAGAACGGAATCAGGACGATATCGCTGGAAATTGAATGTGGATGCGATCTCTAATTCCAAAAATATGTTCCAGGCAGAATTTTCCGGGGCAGATAAACAATATTCTGGGAATACAATATTTATCATTGGAGGAAATTCTGAATATTTTCATACAAGCGATAAGATTGTATGTTTAGAATACTTCCCGAACTCTAAATTTGAAACTATTCCAGGTGGAGATCATTATATCCATTTTACCAAAGCAGATGAATTTCGTAAGATCTTAACTACCTTTATGGATTTTATCGTTTCCGGCTCGGAAAAATAAATCCTAAGATTAGGGCAAAAGTCCAGAATAAGATCATTCCAAGAGGAACGAGAACCGTAAAATTGAAGTTCTTCACAGTTCCCGAAATCCCCGTTATTAAGATAGAACCTGCGAGCGCTAAGGCTAAACCCAGATCGGAAACAATAATCCTTTTTCTTAAGAATGGGATCACCTCTGTTAAGAAGACGGCTACCATTGAGCCAACTGTAAAAGAAGAAATCTTTAATCCTAATTCCAAGAGACCTTTCGTATAAGTTTCGGGAAGGGAAAAAAAGAAGAAGGAGCTAAGGAAAAGTAAAATCCCGAAGAATACAGAAGAAAGTTTTTGCCCTCCTAAATTCCAACCGAAATCTGCTTTCGCAGTTAATGATAAAGAGTTTATAGAACTGGATAATGTAGACATTGTAGATGCCAATATTCCTGAGAGTAAAAGTCCTAAAAACGGTGCTGGAACTTCTTCTATTAGAAATTTAGAAAATACTTTGTCTTGTGCAATTGTCTGTCCGTTAAATTTATAGAACAAGAAAGTCCCAATTGCTAAGAACAAAATCATTTGAAAGAAAACTGCAATTCCCGAACTGATCATCGCTTTTTGGGCGTCTTTTACGTTTCTGGCAGCAAGAGATCTTTGGATAAACATTTGGTCTGCACCGTGAGTTCCTAAACTGAGTAATGCCCCTCCAAGAACTGCCCAAGGCATAAAATAAGTCGCGGAAGCGTTTTCCCATTCTAGGACTTTCAGTTTGTTTCCTTCCCAGGCAGAAGTTAGGATTGTTAGCGGTTCCGAACTTGCTTGGTAAAGTAAAACTAATGCGAATACTCCACCGAATACATATACAAAATATTGTAATGTATCCACCCAGACAACGGATCTGAATCCACCTTGCATCGTATATAAAACAGTGATCAAGGTAACTATTGCTAAGGTCCAAACTCCGATCGAATATTGGGTAAACGAATAGGGTAGAATTTTAGGAAGTCCTAACTCCAATAACATTGCCACTGGCAGTGTGGACGCATAAAGCCTGACTCCATCTCCCAAGACTCTAGTTACCGAAAACAAACCCGACATCGTTTTTTGGGATTTTCTTCCGAATCTAGTTCCTACCCATTCGTACACGGAAAGAAAATTATGATGGTAGGTGAGCGGGATCAGAAATAAAGCAACTACTGTTCTTCCTAAAATGTATCCGAACACCACTTGCAAGAATGTGAAATTTCCTGAATATGCAATTCCCGGAACGGAAAGGAAGGTCAATGCAGAGGTTTCCGTCGCTACAATGGAAAGTGAAAGTGGAACCCAGGAAAGAGATCTGTTCGCTAAGAAGAATTCCTTGGATTCTGAACTATTACGTCCGGATTTATAACCGGAATACAAAACGATCCCAAAATAGAAAAATAAAACAAGAGCATCGGACCAAGCAAAATGCATACGCGAGCATTCTTTCTTTCGTGAAGTTAAGCGCAAATCAGAATTCTTTCTATTTTAGAAAAGCAAATGACGATCGGAGAAATTCCCAAAAGATGGCAGAAAATCCGGATACTCGGTTATGAGCGCGCCAAAATACAAATTCCAAATTAAGGTCCCAGGAACTTCCGCTAATTTAGGTCCTGGTTTCGATCTATTGGGATTGGCATTCCAAATTTATAACGAGTTCAGTTTTGAATTCGGAAAAACTTCAGAGTTCACTAGAAAGATCAAAGGATCTTCTGCTCCTGTCTTTACCGATGATGAGGATCTAGTTTTACAATCTTATAAAACGTATTTTTCCGTATTTGTATCTCCGCAAACCAAGTCTGCCTCTTCTCCCATTCCTTATTCTGTGACTATGGAACTTGGACTTCCTTTAAAGGGTGGTTTGGGTTCCAGTGCGAGCGCAGTGGTTGCCGGATTTTCTGCTGCAAGATTCGCTCAAGAGAAATATTTTCCGGATACAAAACTCCCGAGTGAGTCGGAGTTTTTATACCAACTCGCTTTGTTAGAAGGCCATCCTGATAATACAACTCCAGCTTATTTAGGTGGATTTGTTTTCTCTTATTTCGCAGAAGAGAAACTGTATTATTTTAAGAAAAAATTCCCTAAGAATGTACATTGTTTTTTCCTAATTCCTGAATTAGAGATATCAACAAATCATTCTAGGAAATGCCTTCCTGATACGTATCCAGTTTCTGATATTATTTTTAATTTGAGTAGAATGTCTACTTGGTGGGAATTTTTAGAATCAGGCGAACCTGGACTTCTAAAAAGAGCGTTGGAAGATAAGATCCATACTCCTTATAGAATGAATTCTGAATTTCCTCTTTTACCTTTGGTGCAAGAGATCGAAAAATTTGCGATCGGTGTTTCTCTTTCCGGAAGTGGTCCAGCTGTTCTTGTTTATACAAGAAGAAAAGACTCTAAAAGATTGGAGAAAAAGTTCTCAGAACTTACAAAACAATTCACTGAAAAATCTGGCATAACTTGCAGATTAGTCCATCTTTCTCCAGATACAAATGGAGCTAAAATTTCTTTTAAGAAGATCTCTTAATCTTCTTCCGAAGATCTTTCTTTTCCGAAAGAGTAGAGTCCTTTTTTATCTCTGGATCTGGTAGCAAGCCCAGGATGGATCTTTTGGACCGAG encodes the following:
- the sppA gene encoding signal peptide peptidase SppA, which codes for MKFLFHKSILFVLGILFLSQCLFLSFPNQTSPIPKEKLVTGSSTESPDKILLIPIEGEISGQKSSGGLLGGEKDSIVSRVKTYLSMAAADPAIKGVILKIDSPGGSVTASDLIHHEILEFKKKKNVPVLSLFMDTAASGAYYLSMATDHIQAHPTTITGSIGVLRFGINVKEALDKLGIKSSTIRSGPNKATGNPVEEFTPEQKKVFQDIIMENYERFLSIIKKGRPKLKESELRKLADGRIYSANQALETGLIDSIGYFEDAVVQMTKLPGYKASSALNPKIVFYSYKGPQPENFYQIDSNTGIGPSILESLLPFRISPDHKLHYLFSPE
- a CDS encoding aldose 1-epimerase; this translates as MTDGTQWFSWDWTHPITRESFPIILPYDKNLSIFESGNFLMFPWVNRHASTEFILNGKEWNVKEMIRDSNQFPVHGLVHSLERKLLKLKNNQKGAEFRLNFPEEWKDSPLSGIAIREEYSIEETSSGTLLSVKTRFNNLRSDSIRFAYGYHPYLNLGKNNEEWKLHLHLDKNLELGETLVPIQPVISNPISSVLEGEKIPSLDHLFYGKEPRVVLENGTKKYSITVLSPPPEEGQIPLNYYQIYTKPDRSAIAVEPCSSPGNALLSGLDLKELKGHSETFGEFRILVRSL
- a CDS encoding DNA repair helicase XPB; this translates as MSKPLIVQSDKTMLLEVDNPEFEACQLVVSKFAELEKSPEYLHTYRISPLSLWNAASIKMSADEIVECLEKYSRYSVPKNVVNEIKEQIGRYGKVKLVKEENGDLCIISNEKGFLQEISNHRAVQPYIEKTENEKIYIKKEFRGHIKQALIKIGFPVEDLAGYDEGNKYGFNLRPTTKSGRKFGMRDYQRASVEVFHAGGGNEGGSGVVVLPCGAGKTIVGIGVMQIVGAETLILVTNTLSIRQWKNEILDKTDIPESDIGEYSGEVKEIKPITIATYNILTHRKKKGGDFTHFHLFSANNWGLIVYDEVHLLPAPVFRMTSELQAKRRLGLTATLVREDGLEEDVFSLIGPKKYDVPWKELESKSWIAEAKCKEIRVSMEDDLRMRYSIADDREKFRLASENPEKLKAIGMIMKKHSESHLLVIGQYINQLEEISKTFKIPLITGKTPLGERQELYDAFRSGRIKSLVVSKVANFSIDLPDANIAIQVSGTFGSRQEEAQRLGRILRPKGEDNTAVFYSLISRDTNEERFGQNRQLFLTEQGYEYEIYTLDQFRESLEEKVGA
- a CDS encoding pyridoxal phosphate-dependent aminotransferase, which encodes MEWNARRLDVIEPSPTLAISAKAAELKKKGEDIVSFGAGEPDFETPAHIKEAAKKAIDKGMTRYTAVSGTVELRDAIITKFKRDNGLEYSRNQIIVGTGGKQVIYNFFLATLNPGDEVVIPAPYWVSYADIVRLAEGKAVIVPTSKADNFRISPTQLEKAITPKTKVVVLNSPSNPTGSAYSRKELEAIGEVILKHKVMVLSDDIYESIVFDGFQFSNLAMLSPELKELTFVANGVSKAYSMTGWRIGYGAGPLHIIQNMDTIQSQSTSNPSSISQAAAEAALNGDQACVAEMAKAFQKRRDLIVGLLNEIPGVEVNVPQGAFYVFPYLTGAYETDGFKKLQAASSETSKSKLFCAHLLDKYKVAAVPGIAFGDDNALRLSYAMGEEDIKKGVARISEMVKDFSR
- a CDS encoding SH3 domain-containing protein translates to MYVRRLVYLILIATCTFSISAQGRKQYIVLDPGTELYLFPEKKSEVLRKLSFGEILSAENQKEADSKFQLLTDKDGLTGWVDSRSLFRMGSKGSYPVITKAIEKLLYQDSGPNELESVFTYLTKIEEGPIFQGNEYLFLKIRRLVVLQRYSEVLQSPEYRSKSRQKLEDLLKNNPTELGVYSKTGNWTDTLSNAPEGSKLKVRPETFWKVAEAYPNSKPGDFAAYLAVKYTPEIRCGRDPICVLQDEENRRLKYLLLQPNGNYAPIFSSHLEKRLLHFSKDRETLVCDTKLPKESGLKNFRNKVQELPSRYGKKFYSKLKVIEEECLKK
- a CDS encoding alpha/beta fold hydrolase encodes the protein MFKEVKLFFKEYPAKETATLTTPILILHGLFGSSKNWVSVSDFLSSYSKVYSLDLRNHGDSPHSPEHSLSLMAEDVKEFIEDHGLEKVILLGHSMGGLVAMTFALRYPEKVEDLIIQDIAPRDYEFKYEGELTVLRTDLSNFKNRQEIDSATSKFVDNPFIRNFLLMNLDRTESGRYRWKLNVDAISNSKNMFQAEFSGADKQYSGNTIFIIGGNSEYFHTSDKIVCLEYFPNSKFETIPGGDHYIHFTKADEFRKILTTFMDFIVSGSEK
- a CDS encoding sodium:solute symporter family transporter; translation: MHFAWSDALVLFFYFGIVLYSGYKSGRNSSESKEFFLANRSLSWVPLSLSIVATETSALTFLSVPGIAYSGNFTFLQVVFGYILGRTVVALFLIPLTYHHNFLSVYEWVGTRFGRKSQKTMSGLFSVTRVLGDGVRLYASTLPVAMLLELGLPKILPYSFTQYSIGVWTLAIVTLITVLYTMQGGFRSVVWVDTLQYFVYVFGGVFALVLLYQASSEPLTILTSAWEGNKLKVLEWENASATYFMPWAVLGGALLSLGTHGADQMFIQRSLAARNVKDAQKAMISSGIAVFFQMILFLAIGTFLFYKFNGQTIAQDKVFSKFLIEEVPAPFLGLLLSGILASTMSTLSSSINSLSLTAKADFGWNLGGQKLSSVFFGILLFLSSFFFFSLPETYTKGLLELGLKISSFTVGSMVAVFLTEVIPFLRKRIIVSDLGLALALAGSILITGISGTVKNFNFTVLVPLGMILFWTFALILGFIFPSRKR
- the thrB gene encoding homoserine kinase; protein product: MSAPKYKFQIKVPGTSANLGPGFDLLGLAFQIYNEFSFEFGKTSEFTRKIKGSSAPVFTDDEDLVLQSYKTYFSVFVSPQTKSASSPIPYSVTMELGLPLKGGLGSSASAVVAGFSAARFAQEKYFPDTKLPSESEFLYQLALLEGHPDNTTPAYLGGFVFSYFAEEKLYYFKKKFPKNVHCFFLIPELEISTNHSRKCLPDTYPVSDIIFNLSRMSTWWEFLESGEPGLLKRALEDKIHTPYRMNSEFPLLPLVQEIEKFAIGVSLSGSGPAVLVYTRRKDSKRLEKKFSELTKQFTEKSGITCRLVHLSPDTNGAKISFKKIS